From the genome of Spinacia oleracea cultivar Varoflay chromosome 2, BTI_SOV_V1, whole genome shotgun sequence, one region includes:
- the LOC130467094 gene encoding uncharacterized protein — MVGDGSLEAAAMAAHLPFHPFRIFQLLAEFLIAGILLHQLKLMNHILSSNPQFQIIQLTTLTRTRPLGRLDLLRLKDTKERTAKNGLHILLGGVCALAVVVFFRCRKLSE, encoded by the exons ATGGTGGGTGATGGCTCCTTGGAGGCGGCGGCGATGGCGGCTCACCTTCCATTTCATCCTTTCAG AATCTTTCAACTTCTTGCAGAATTTTTAATCGCTGGAATTCTGTTGCACCAACTGAAGTTGATGAATCACATTTTATCATCAAACCCTCAATTTCAAATAATCCAG TTAACCACATTAACAAGGACAAGGCCATTAGGGAGATTAGATCTTCTGCGGTTGAAAGACACAAAGGAG AGAACAGCAAAAAATGGTCTTCATATTCTTCTCGGAGGTGTTTGTGCCTTGGCTGTTGTTGTCTTCTTTCGCTGT AGGAAGCTGAGTGAATAA